One genomic window of Cricetulus griseus strain 17A/GY chromosome 3, alternate assembly CriGri-PICRH-1.0, whole genome shotgun sequence includes the following:
- the Osgin1 gene encoding oxidative stress-induced growth inhibitor 1, which yields MSSWKHNYLRASSSEPLPVVIIGNGPSGICLSYLLSGHIPYVKPGTIHPHPLLQRKLAEAPGVSILDQDLEYLSEGLEGRSQSPVALLFDALLRPDTDFGGSMDSVLSWKQQKERAVPHLVLGRNLPGGAWHSIEGSMVTLSQGQWMSLPDLQVKDWLRKKCRGLRNSRATAGDIAHYYRDYVTKKGLLHNFVSGAIVTAVEQAKSEHGIPEAQAPSPLFQVKGYLTAKDNSHQPFSLWARNVVLATGTLDNPARLGIPGETLPFVHHELSALEAALRAGTVNPNSDPVLIVGAGLSAADAVLFARHYNIQVIHAFRRSVHDPGLVFNQLPKMLYPEYHKVHQMMRDQSILSPSPYEGYRSLPEHLPLLFKEDHQAVFQDPQGGQQLFGVSMVLVLIGSHPNLSYLPRAGADLVIDPDQPLSPKRNPIDVDPFTYESTHQEGLYALGPLAGDNFVRFVQGGALAAASSLLRKETRKPP from the exons ATGAGCTCCTGGAAGCATAACTACCTCAGGGCCAGCAGCTCAGAGCCCCTCCCAGTGGTCATCATTG GCAATGGTCCCTCTGGTATCTGCCTGTCCTACCTGCTGTCTGGCCACATCCCCTATGTGAAGCCAGGCACCATCCACCCACATCCCCTGCTGCAGAGAAAGCTGGCTGAGGCTCCAGGGGTCTCCATTCTGGACCAG GACCTGGAATACCTTTCTGAAGGCCTTGAAGGCCGAAGCCAGAGCCCTGTGGCCCTGCTCTTTGATGCCCTCCTGCGCCCCGACACAGACTTTGGAGGCAGCATGGACTCTGTACTCTCCTGGAAGCAACAGAAGGAGCGTGCTGTCCCCCACCTTGTCCTGGGGCGGAACCTCCCTGGGGGCGCCTGGCAT TCTATTGAAGGTTCCATGGTGACCTTGAGCCAAGGCCAGTGGATGAGTCTCCCAGACCTACAGGTTAAGGACTGGCTGCGGAAAAAGTGCAG AGGTCTCCGCAACAGCAGAGCCACAGCTGGTGACATCGCCCACTACTACAGGGACTATGTGACCAAGAAGGGTCTACTTCACAACTTTGTGTCTGGTGCTATAGTCACTGCCGTGGAGCAGGCAAAGTCTGAGCATGGTATCCCTGAGGCTCAAGCACCCAGCCCACTCTTCCAAGTGAAAGGCTACTTAACTGCCAAGGACAACAGCCACCAGCCCTTCTCACTGTGGGCTCGTAACGTGGTCCTGGCCACGGGCACCCTTGACAACCCAGCCCGGCTAGGCATCCCAGGAGAGACTCTGCCCTTCGTCCACCATGAGCTGTCAGCCCTGGAGGCAGCCCTTCGGGCAGGCACCGTGAACCCAAACTCAGACCCGGTGCTGATTGTGGGCGCTGGGCTGTCTGCAGCCGATGCTGTCCTCTTTGCTCGCCACTACAACATCCAGGTGATCCATGCCTTCCGCCGGTCTGTCCATGACCCTGGCCTGGTGTTCAACCAGCTGCCCAAGATGCTGTACCCTGAATACCACAAGGTGCACCAGATGATGCGTGATCAATCCATCTTGTCACCCAGCCCCTATGAGGGCTACCGAAGCCTCCCTGAGCACCTGCCACTGCTCTTCAAGGAGGACCACCAGGCAGTGTTTCAGGACCCACAAGGGGGCCAGCAGCTCTTTGGAGTCTCCATGGTGCTGGTCCTCATTGGCTCCCACCCCAACCTTTCCTACCTCCCCAGGGCAGGTGCTGACTTGGTCATAGACCCAGATCAGCCACTGAGCCCCAAGAGGAATCCCATTGATGTGGACCCCTTCACCTATGAGAGCACTCACCAGGAGGGCCTGTATGCCCTGGGGCCACTGGCTGGGGACAACTTTGTGAGGTTTGTCCAGGGTGGGGCCTTGGCTGCTGCCAGCTCCCTGCTGAGGAAGGAGACCAGGAAACCACCTTAA